The Bartonella australis AUST/NH1 genome contains the following window.
ACTCTGTTTTGCGTGATGGTGCAGAGCGTGCCAGTATATTAGCGGAAAAAAATATGAAACAAATTCGTGAAATCGTTGGATTTTTGCACAATATATAAAATAACGAAACTCTAACCGTAAAAAGTAAAAACAAAGGCCATATGACCCTTAAGCGGAAAAAACAAAAAACGGATCACAGACGAAAAATTTTGGTCGTCATTGACGGGACGCCGGAATGTCGGCGCGCTGTCGCTTTTGCCGCGCGACACGCCCAAAATACGAACGCTACTTTGGTATTGCTCTCTGTTATTGACAACTCAGAATTTCAACATTTTTTGGGTGTAGGCGACATTATGCGGGCAGAATCAACAGAGCGTGCCTCCACGATTTTGGAACAAATTGCTGATGAGGTGCAGGCCACCCGAGCTCTTGAAACAGAAATGATTGTGCGTGAAGGCAAAAAAATTGATGAAATTTGTG
Protein-coding sequences here:
- a CDS encoding universal stress protein codes for the protein MTLKRKKQKTDHRRKILVVIDGTPECRRAVAFAARHAQNTNATLVLLSVIDNSEFQHFLGVGDIMRAESTERASTILEQIADEVQATRALETEMIVREGKKIDEICELIDKDKKIALIVLAAGASAEGPGPLVQSIAHRGEAFPIPVTIIPSGLADEDIETFA